The DNA sequence GGGAGACGGGGTCTCCTTGGAGGCCTTGATGAAGGCAATGATGTCCTTCTTCTCGTCGGCAGAGAGCTGACGATCAGAGAACTTAGGCATGTTCTGCGGGCCGGTCAGCATCGCCTGGTAGATCTCCTGCTCATTCGCAGGATCCAGGGTCGGAGCGTACTTACCGGAGGACAGCGCGCCGCCACGACCGGTGAAGTTGTGGCACGAAGCGCAGTTGAGGCGGAAGAGCTCGCCACCACGGGCGATATCCTGCGCATCAATTTGGCCGTTGTAGTTGGCTCCACGGAGATCCTCCATGGCGATGGTGCCGTCCGCGTTGTACACGAGCTCAGGGCCACCACCGTTGGCTGCCACGTAGGCCGCCATAGCGAGGGTCTGCTGCTCGGTGTAACGAGGAGTCTTACGCTCTGCCTGAGCGTCGTTCGACATCATCGGCATGCGGCCGGAGTGAACCTGGAAGTAAACGGCACCTTCGCCGGTGCCGATAAGAGACGGTCCGCGATCCGGGACGCCCTGCAGGTTTGCGCCATGGCAGGTGATGCAAGCCAGATTGTAGAGGTCCTTGCCCTCTTGGATCAGAGCCTGATCATCACGCTGTGCGGTTGCCACCTGAGCGTCCGGGGTGAGCGCGGTCGCGAGAAGACCCGCGCCGGTCAGGCCCAGGGTCAAAGCGAAGGCGCCCGCGATCAGTCGGCGCGCTTTGCGCCGACTGCGGACCTTCTTGGCCGAGGAAGTCGACGTGTTGTCGTCCGCGGCTGCGGTATTAGGAGTGTTTTCCATCAGTTTCCCTTTTGAAAATCGTGAACGGAAAGTGAAGGGCTGTAGGCCGAGTAGCTCGGCTGACTACGGCCTACTGGACTAGGTACAAAGTGATGAAGACGCCGATCCAGATAACGTCGACGAAGTGCCAGTAGTACGACACCACCATGGCCGCAGTGGCCTGTGCCGGCGTGAACTTGGACTTTTGGAGACGGAGGAGGATCACGACGAACGCGATCACACCGGCCGTCACGTGGGCTGCGTGGAAGCCCGTAATGATGTAGAAAACAGAGCCAAAGACGCTGGACTGGATGGTCACACCGTGGTGGATCATCTCGTAGTACTCGAAGGACAGGAAGCCGAGGAAGGCCACTGCCAATGCCACGGTGATGGCAAACCAGCGTCGAAGACCGTATACGTCACCCCTTTCAGCTGCGAAGACGCCGAACTGTGCGGTGAAGGAGGAGACAACAAGGATCGTCGTAATGATGAATCCATAAGTCACGTTGAGGTGGGAAGTCTGATACTCCCAGTCTCCTGCCAAGCCATTCGCACGCGATGTGAAGTACATCGCGAACAGTCCGGCGAAGAACATCAATTCCTGCGACAGGAACACAATGGTGCCGACACTGACCATGTTGGGTCGGTTCAGTGCCGGAACACGCTGTGGTGCTGCCATACCTGGGTTTGAAACTGCGCTCGTCACGTATGTAAGTATGACGGGTCACAAGGTGGAAGTCACTTCATATCCCCCCGTCCGTAAAGCAGCTTTAGGAACGCGACCAGCGGTTTTGCAATGCGCCAAATTTCTTCAAGTTTTCTGCGTACCCCCGGGAACTTTTGCACCCTGCGAACCGACGAGGTATTCCTGCAGGTCATCTCCCCCACTCGTGCCCCTGACCCCTCAGGGACACTTGTTTCCGGCAACGATACCCGATGATTCGGTCCCGGTCTCGAGAACCGCATATTCGCCCAAAGAGATCTAAATCACAACAGTTGTCGCCGGTTTTGGGCGGTTTCCAACTTTCGGTTGACCCCCTCTGAACTGCGTCAACCCCGGGAAATTCGGCGCTTGGGCGCCCTCATTTCGTGCGCGGGAGCTGAGCTGGTGACGCCCAGAACCTCCCTTGGGCCGCGCATCGTAGGGACAGCACAAAACGGCACCTCCCCCGCTAGAGGGGAGGCGCCGTCAAGGATTGCGTGGAATGAAGACAGACTGGCTAAGAAGTTAGTGCTTTTCCTTGGGCAGGCCGTACTGAAGGTTGAGCATCGTTCCGGACCAGACGAGGAGCACAGCACCCAGGCCGATCATCCAGAAGTGCCAGAACGCGATGCCGAGACCGAGGACCGCGATGGAGCCTGCCATTGCGGCGGGCCAAATGGAGCTCGGCGAGAAGAAACCGAGGATGCCAGCCTTGTCAGCGACCTCTGCCTCTTCCCAGTCCTCGGGAACGATGTCCGTGCGACGCTCGGTGAACTGGATGTAACCAGCGAGCATGATGGCCAGACCGAAGGAGAGCACGAGGGCGACGATGCCGACCCACTCTGCACCGTAGAGGTACGCGTCATCTTGGACGTTGACCGTGGCGAAGATGTAGATCAAAGCCATGAGGCCGAGGAACGCGGAGATTCCGTACAGCAGTTTTGAGCTAGGATTCATTGCTTTTCTCCCCGCTTAGAGGTTGGCGTTGTTGTCGACCACGTTGTCGCCGTCCCAGGTCTGACGGGACGAGTTGAACGGGTGGGTGGAGACTGCGTACGGGGCCTGGCCGATCGACTCAAGTGCCGCAGAGTTCGGGGCATCAGGGTTGTCGATGCGGTACTGCATGTACGCACGGAAGTCGGCCGGAGAAACGGCACGCAGCTCGAAGTTCATCATCGAGTGGTAGGTGCCACACATCTCGGCACAGCGCCCGACGAAGGCGCCTTCCTCTTCGATGGCTTCAATCTGGAAGGCACGCTGCTGCTGGTTGGCCTCCGGGTGAGCGTAAGCATCACGCTTGAAGAGGAACTCCGGGATCCAGAAGGAGTGGGCGACGTCGCCGGAAGCCAGCTGGAACTCAATGGCAGTGTTGGTCGGGAGGACCAGAACCGGAACTTCCTCCGTGGTGCCCAGAGTCTCAATCTGGTTGAAGTGGAGGTAGGACTGGTCGCCCTTCGACATGCCGTGGATCGGGTTCGGGTTCTTCACCGTCTCCGGATCATCCACCTTCGACAGGTCCGCGAGGGCCTGGCGCTCAGCGTCTGCACCGTTGTACTCAGAGCCGGTCGGGCTCAGCTCAGCTGCGACGTTTTGGTAGCCGAACTTCCAGTTCCACTGGAATGCGGTCACGTCGACCGTCACCTGCGGATCCTTATCCAGGGCCACAACCTTGTGCTGAGTCTGAATGGTGAAGAAGAACAGCACCATGACGATGAAGATCGGCATGATGGTCAGCACCAGCTCAAGCGGAATGTTGTACTGCAGCTGCTTCGGGAACTCGCCCTTGCCCTTCTTCTCAGCCTTCTTAGCGCTCCAGCTGAAAACGGCCACCAGCATGAGAATCCACATGATGATGCCAATGATCCAGGCGGTAGCCCAGACCCAGACCCAGAAGTTGTACATGGCGGTAGCTTCCGGGGTGATACCCGTCGGCCAGCCCATGCCTAGAATCTTGCCGACGCTCTCTGGGGGCGCGACGTCACAACCGGCAAGCGTCAAGCCGCCGAGAGCCATCACACCGCCGAGACCCGCCTTACGAGCGAGACCGCGTTTTTTACGCTGTTCCACGTGTGTCTGCCTTCCTGTCCACACTAAATCCTTGAACACTGGTGAAGCATTCCTATCTCAGGAGGATAGTTCATCAACGGACCTCATCCGAGTGGTTTCACTTCCTCCGGGCAGGGCAATTGCCCACCAACGTCACATAAACCACTCAGGATGTTACAGCCCATGTGGGATAACCTCCGAAAGCAGCTGGACAGGCTCCTTCACTGGTGTAACCCAACTCACATTGACGAATTGCCCCCATCATCCGAAAGTATCCCTCCGTTAGGGTGCGAGTTCACCCCTTTCCCCATTTTCCCAGCCCTGCACCCTCGCGCCGCGACGCATCACAACACGGTGATTTAGCGCCGACTCCCCCTTCGGCCGTATCGTAGGGCCATCCACTTCTTATATATGAGGAGAATTTCTTAGATGTGTGGCTTTATTGGCTTGCTCACTAGCGGCGGCAACGCTGACGACTATGTTGCTGCGGTTACCCGCGCGTTACCGTGCGTGCGGCATCGCGGACCCGACGAAGCCGGCACCTGGAACGACGAGCACGCGGTGTTCGGATTCAACCGCCTGTCCATTGTGGACCTAGAGCACTCCCACCAGCCGCTCGTGTGGGGACCCCCGGAATCCCCCGAGCGCTACGCCCTTATCTTCAACGGCGAGATCTACAACTACCTCGAATTGCACGAAGAACTTGGCGCCGCCGGATGGCAGTTCAACACCAATGGCGACTCCGAGACAATCGTCGTGGGCTACCACCACTGGGGCGAAGAGGTCGTGGAGCACCTGCGCGGCATGTTCGCCTTCAGCATCTGGGACACCCAAGAGCAGGTGATGTTCAACGCTCGCGATCAGTTTGGCATCAAGCCGCTGTACTACGCCACCACTGAGGTTGGCACCGTCTTCGCCTCGGAAAAGAAATCAATTCTCGAGATGGCGCCCGAACTGGGTCTCGACCTCAGCCTTGACCAGCGGGCCATCGAACACTACGTCGACCTGCAATACGTGCCCGAGCCGGAGTCCCTCCACACGGCTATTCGCCGGGTGGAGTCCGGTTGCACGGTGACGCTGCGTCCGGGAGGGGAGGTCGTCGATAAGCGGTATTTCAAACCCACCTTCCCTGTGCAGACTGTCCCGAAGGGACAAGAGCAAGACCTATTCGATCGCATTGCCCGAGTGCTCGAGGACAGCGTAGAAAAGCACATGCGCGCCGACGTGACCGTCGGATCATTCCTGTCAGGCGGCATCGACTCGACCGCCATTGCCACGCTAGCCAAGCGCCACAACCCCAACCTGCTGACCTTCACCACCGGCTTCGAGCGCGAAGGCTACTCCGAGGTTGACGTGGCGGCGGAATCGGCGGCTGCAATCGGCGTCGAACACATCGTCAAGGTCGTCTCCCCCGAGGAATACGCCAACGCCATCCCGAAAATCATGTGGTACCTCGACGATCCGGTAGCCGACCCCTCGCTCGTGCCGCTCTACTTCGTGGCCCAAGAAGCCCGCAAACACGTCAAAGTCGTGCTCTCGGGCGAAGGCGCCGACGAACTCTTCGGCGGCTACACCATCTACAAGGAACCACTGTCACTCGCGCCCTTTGAAAAAATCCCCACTCCCCTACGCAAGGGACTGCGCCACCTCTCGCGAGTCCTACCCGACGGCATGAAGGGCAAATCGCTCCTCGAACGCGGCTCCCAGACCATGGAAGAGCGCTACTACGGCAACGCCCGCTCCTTCAACTTCGAACAAATGCAACGAGTCATCCCCTGGGCCAAGGAAGAATGGGACCACAAGGAAGTCACCGCTCCCATCTACGCCCAATCCCGCGACATGGACCCCGTCGCGCGGATGCAACACCTCGACTTGTTCACGTGGATGCGCGGCGACATCCTGGTCAAAGCCGACAAAATCAACATGGCCAACTCGCTCGAACTGCGCGTCCCCTTCCTGGACAAAGAAGTATTCGCCGTGGCGCAAACCATCCCCCACGACCTCAAGATCTCCAACGGCACCACCAAATACGCACTGCGCAAAGCCATGGAGCAGATCGTGCCCCCGCACGTGTTGCACCGCAAGAAGCTCGGCTTCCCCGTACCCATGCGCCACTGGCTGGCCGGCGACGAACTCTTCGGCTGGGCACTAGAGACCATCAACGAATCCCAGACCGACGACATCTTCAACCGCGCAGCCGTGCTGGAAATGCTCAAAGAACACCGCGACGGCGTCTCCGATCACTCCCGTCGCCTCTGGACCGTCCTCGCGTTCATGGTGTGGCACGGCATCTTCGTCGAGCATCGCATCGACCCGCAGATCGAAGAAAAGGACTACCCCGTCTCCCTCTAAAGTGCTCCCTCTACAGTGAGAAGCATGCCTTCAGGATCCCCCTATCACGGCCCCACGGCCCGCACTCAGGCCACCCGCCGAGCCTGGCTCATGCTCGGCGTGGGCCTCATTGTCTTCCTCATCGTTGGGTTCTCCGGCCAGTGGCTCCGCGCCCCGGCCTACGCCTGGGGTGCGGCAGCAATAGCCTTCAACATCTCCCCCTGGAGATCATTCGCGCACCTCGACGCCGCCGGAACCGCCGCCCACGCCGGCGGCGAAGTTCCCTCCAGCGCCGCCCGCCGCCTCCTACTCATCCTGGCCACAGTGCTCTCCCTAGCAACAGTCGTTCTCCTGCTCATGGACGCCTCCCGAGCCGCCGACCTGCAAAGAGCCATCGGCTCAGTAGTAGCCCTGACCGTCATCGTGGCCAGCTGGATGCTCATCCA is a window from the Corynebacterium testudinoris genome containing:
- the qcrC gene encoding cytochrome bc1 complex diheme cytochrome c subunit, which gives rise to MENTPNTAAADDNTSTSSAKKVRSRRKARRLIAGAFALTLGLTGAGLLATALTPDAQVATAQRDDQALIQEGKDLYNLACITCHGANLQGVPDRGPSLIGTGEGAVYFQVHSGRMPMMSNDAQAERKTPRYTEQQTLAMAAYVAANGGGPELVYNADGTIAMEDLRGANYNGQIDAQDIARGGELFRLNCASCHNFTGRGGALSSGKYAPTLDPANEQEIYQAMLTGPQNMPKFSDRQLSADEKKDIIAFIKASKETPSPGGWSLGGLGPVSEGMAMWFIGITLVGAAAMWIGSRS
- the ctaE gene encoding aa3-type cytochrome oxidase subunit III — protein: MTSAVSNPGMAAPQRVPALNRPNMVSVGTIVFLSQELMFFAGLFAMYFTSRANGLAGDWEYQTSHLNVTYGFIITTILVVSSFTAQFGVFAAERGDVYGLRRWFAITVALAVAFLGFLSFEYYEMIHHGVTIQSSVFGSVFYIITGFHAAHVTAGVIAFVVILLRLQKSKFTPAQATAAMVVSYYWHFVDVIWIGVFITLYLVQ
- the ctaF gene encoding aa3-type cytochrome oxidase subunit IV; amino-acid sequence: MNPSSKLLYGISAFLGLMALIYIFATVNVQDDAYLYGAEWVGIVALVLSFGLAIMLAGYIQFTERRTDIVPEDWEEAEVADKAGILGFFSPSSIWPAAMAGSIAVLGLGIAFWHFWMIGLGAVLLVWSGTMLNLQYGLPKEKH
- the ctaC gene encoding aa3-type cytochrome oxidase subunit II; amino-acid sequence: MEQRKKRGLARKAGLGGVMALGGLTLAGCDVAPPESVGKILGMGWPTGITPEATAMYNFWVWVWATAWIIGIIMWILMLVAVFSWSAKKAEKKGKGEFPKQLQYNIPLELVLTIMPIFIVMVLFFFTIQTQHKVVALDKDPQVTVDVTAFQWNWKFGYQNVAAELSPTGSEYNGADAERQALADLSKVDDPETVKNPNPIHGMSKGDQSYLHFNQIETLGTTEEVPVLVLPTNTAIEFQLASGDVAHSFWIPEFLFKRDAYAHPEANQQQRAFQIEAIEEEGAFVGRCAEMCGTYHSMMNFELRAVSPADFRAYMQYRIDNPDAPNSAALESIGQAPYAVSTHPFNSSRQTWDGDNVVDNNANL
- the asnB gene encoding asparagine synthase (glutamine-hydrolyzing), which translates into the protein MCGFIGLLTSGGNADDYVAAVTRALPCVRHRGPDEAGTWNDEHAVFGFNRLSIVDLEHSHQPLVWGPPESPERYALIFNGEIYNYLELHEELGAAGWQFNTNGDSETIVVGYHHWGEEVVEHLRGMFAFSIWDTQEQVMFNARDQFGIKPLYYATTEVGTVFASEKKSILEMAPELGLDLSLDQRAIEHYVDLQYVPEPESLHTAIRRVESGCTVTLRPGGEVVDKRYFKPTFPVQTVPKGQEQDLFDRIARVLEDSVEKHMRADVTVGSFLSGGIDSTAIATLAKRHNPNLLTFTTGFEREGYSEVDVAAESAAAIGVEHIVKVVSPEEYANAIPKIMWYLDDPVADPSLVPLYFVAQEARKHVKVVLSGEGADELFGGYTIYKEPLSLAPFEKIPTPLRKGLRHLSRVLPDGMKGKSLLERGSQTMEERYYGNARSFNFEQMQRVIPWAKEEWDHKEVTAPIYAQSRDMDPVARMQHLDLFTWMRGDILVKADKINMANSLELRVPFLDKEVFAVAQTIPHDLKISNGTTKYALRKAMEQIVPPHVLHRKKLGFPVPMRHWLAGDELFGWALETINESQTDDIFNRAAVLEMLKEHRDGVSDHSRRLWTVLAFMVWHGIFVEHRIDPQIEEKDYPVSL
- a CDS encoding DUF1345 domain-containing protein, with the protein product MPSGSPYHGPTARTQATRRAWLMLGVGLIVFLIVGFSGQWLRAPAYAWGAAAIAFNISPWRSFAHLDAAGTAAHAGGEVPSSAARRLLLILATVLSLATVVLLLMDASRAADLQRAIGSVVALTVIVASWMLIHTVFTLRYAAEYFENDPPQGIDFNQDDPPRYLDFAYMAFSTGMTYQVSDTAITTTKIRTTVLIHSFYAFIFGTAIMATTINLVVSLA